In one window of Pseudomonas sp. IAC-BECa141 DNA:
- a CDS encoding DUF6124 family protein: MIKPTPNPPEVDSTSPYETLDSKKFHEAAERALDHYLNPLLPRKPLLKPNTRYLIAPGIDSEELLADACETLTSAKVMANDFAGLVDGPQRHVLLGIAQLIMLGELAVNRVLDNLEVKAEAPAIA; the protein is encoded by the coding sequence ATGATCAAACCCACGCCAAACCCTCCGGAAGTCGATTCGACTTCCCCCTACGAAACCCTCGACTCCAAGAAATTCCACGAAGCCGCCGAACGCGCCCTCGATCACTATCTCAATCCGCTGCTCCCCCGCAAACCACTGCTCAAACCCAATACCCGCTACCTCATCGCCCCCGGCATCGACAGCGAAGAACTGCTGGCCGACGCCTGCGAAACCCTGACCTCGGCCAAGGTCATGGCCAATGACTTCGCCGGACTGGTGGACGGCCCGCAGCGGCATGTGCTGTTGGGGATTGCGCAACTGATCATGCTGGGGGAACTGGCGGTGAATCGGGTGCTGGATAACCTGGAGGTGAAGGCTGAGGCGCCCGCTATAGCCTGA
- a CDS encoding antibiotic biosynthesis monooxygenase, translating into MPDAQTLKKPGPEETVTLIVKHRVKAGFEQPYEAWLRNIVSVAGREEGHLGVDVMRSQQGGLALFTCVLRYCSTDAMQRWLDSPQRQKLIDEAAPMLADGDQTEVNTASEFWFTPTDEAGSPPPRWKQAVVTLLVILPHTLLVPLIWGPLLQLNAFLSNYVVATFLITLTIVLSVVYVFMPPVTRLFAPWLEAGQSHKHLESNANPPR; encoded by the coding sequence ATGCCTGATGCCCAGACCCTGAAAAAACCGGGGCCCGAAGAAACCGTGACGCTGATCGTCAAGCACCGGGTCAAGGCCGGTTTTGAGCAGCCGTACGAAGCCTGGCTGCGCAATATCGTCAGTGTGGCGGGGCGCGAAGAAGGGCATCTGGGCGTGGACGTGATGCGCAGCCAGCAGGGCGGGCTCGCGCTGTTCACCTGCGTGCTGCGTTATTGCTCGACCGACGCGATGCAGCGCTGGCTCGATTCACCGCAGCGTCAGAAGCTGATCGACGAAGCGGCACCGATGCTCGCCGACGGCGACCAGACCGAAGTCAATACCGCCAGCGAATTCTGGTTCACGCCGACCGACGAGGCCGGTTCGCCGCCACCGCGCTGGAAGCAGGCCGTGGTCACGCTGCTGGTCATCCTGCCGCACACCTTGCTGGTGCCGCTGATCTGGGGGCCGCTGCTGCAGCTCAATGCCTTCCTCTCCAACTACGTGGTCGCCACATTCCTGATCACCCTGACCATCGTGTTGTCGGTGGTCTACGTGTTCATGCCGCCGGTGACCCGTCTGTTCGCGCCGTGGCTGGAAGCCGGTCAGTCACACAAACACCTCGAATCCAATGCCAATCCGCCGCGCTGA
- a CDS encoding amidohydrolase, which yields MNADLILFNGQFHTVDREKPLASAVAIKDGRFVAVGNDAEAMALKGAGTQVVDLKGRCVIPGLNDSHLHLIRGGLNYNLELRWEGVPSLADALRMLKDQADRTPTPQWVRVVGGWNEFQFAEKRMPTLEEINQAAPDTPVFILHLYDRALLNRAALRVAGYTRDTPNPPGGEIVRDANGNPTGMLVARPNAMILYSTLAKGPKLPLEYQVNSTRQFMRELNRLGLTSAIDAGGGFQNYPDDYQVIEQLAKDDQLTVRIAYNLFTQKPKEELTDFQNWTGSVKLHQGDDFLRHNGAGEMLVFSAADFEDFLEPRPDLPQTMEQELEPVVRHLVEQRWPFRLHATYNESISRMLDVFEKVNRDIPFNGLPWFFDHAETITPQNIERVKALGGGIAIQDRMAFQGEYFVDRYGKQAAEATPPIKRMLAEGVPVGAGTDATRVSSYNPWTSLYWMVSGRTVGGLALYEEGLPRSTALELFTHGSAWFSSEQGKKGQIKVGQLADLAALSADFFSVEEEAIKWIESVLTVVGGKIVYSAGDFEDLGPRALPVLPDWSPVVKVPGHWRPNSPLQAQVHQCSGPCAVHTHSHEKARMSNAPVSDFAGFWGAFGCSCFAF from the coding sequence ATGAACGCCGATCTGATTCTGTTCAATGGCCAATTTCATACGGTAGACCGCGAAAAACCCCTCGCCAGCGCCGTGGCGATCAAGGACGGGCGCTTCGTCGCCGTCGGTAACGATGCCGAGGCGATGGCGCTCAAAGGTGCTGGCACTCAAGTGGTCGACCTCAAGGGCCGCTGCGTGATCCCCGGCCTCAACGACTCGCACTTGCACCTGATCCGTGGTGGCTTGAACTACAACCTCGAACTGCGCTGGGAAGGCGTGCCGTCGCTGGCCGATGCGCTGCGCATGCTCAAGGATCAGGCCGACCGTACGCCGACTCCGCAATGGGTACGCGTGGTCGGTGGCTGGAACGAATTCCAGTTCGCTGAAAAACGCATGCCGACCCTTGAAGAGATCAACCAGGCGGCCCCGGACACCCCGGTTTTCATCTTGCACCTGTATGACCGCGCGCTGCTCAACCGCGCCGCGTTGCGCGTCGCCGGCTACACCCGCGACACGCCGAACCCGCCGGGCGGCGAGATCGTGCGCGATGCCAATGGCAACCCGACCGGCATGCTGGTGGCGCGGCCGAACGCGATGATTCTGTACTCGACGCTGGCCAAGGGGCCGAAGCTGCCGCTGGAATATCAGGTCAACTCGACCCGTCAGTTCATGCGCGAACTCAATCGCCTCGGCCTGACCAGCGCCATCGATGCCGGCGGCGGTTTCCAGAACTACCCGGACGATTATCAGGTGATCGAGCAACTGGCCAAAGACGACCAGTTGACCGTGCGCATCGCCTACAACCTGTTCACCCAGAAGCCCAAGGAAGAACTGACCGATTTCCAGAACTGGACCGGCAGCGTCAAGTTGCATCAGGGCGACGACTTCCTGCGTCACAACGGCGCCGGCGAAATGCTGGTGTTCTCGGCGGCGGACTTCGAAGACTTCCTCGAACCGCGCCCGGACCTGCCGCAGACCATGGAACAGGAGCTGGAGCCGGTGGTGCGCCACCTGGTCGAACAACGCTGGCCGTTCCGTCTGCACGCGACCTACAACGAATCGATCAGCCGCATGCTGGATGTGTTCGAGAAGGTCAACCGCGACATTCCGTTCAACGGCTTGCCATGGTTCTTCGACCACGCCGAAACCATCACCCCGCAGAACATCGAGCGGGTGAAAGCGTTGGGCGGCGGCATCGCGATTCAGGATCGCATGGCGTTCCAGGGCGAATATTTCGTTGACCGTTATGGCAAGCAAGCCGCCGAAGCCACGCCGCCGATCAAGCGCATGCTTGCCGAAGGCGTGCCGGTCGGCGCGGGCACCGATGCCACGCGGGTGTCGAGCTACAACCCGTGGACTTCGCTGTACTGGATGGTCAGCGGTCGCACCGTCGGCGGTCTGGCGCTGTACGAAGAAGGTCTGCCACGCAGCACCGCGCTGGAACTGTTCACCCATGGCAGCGCCTGGTTCTCGTCCGAGCAGGGCAAGAAGGGCCAGATCAAGGTCGGGCAACTGGCGGATCTGGCAGCGTTGAGCGCGGACTTCTTCAGTGTCGAGGAAGAAGCGATCAAGTGGATCGAGTCGGTGCTGACCGTGGTCGGCGGCAAGATCGTTTATTCCGCCGGCGACTTCGAAGACCTCGGCCCGCGTGCCTTGCCGGTGCTGCCGGACTGGTCGCCAGTGGTGAAAGTCCCGGGCCACTGGCGCCCGAATTCGCCATTGCAGGCCCAGGTCCACCAATGCAGCGGCCCGTGCGCGGTGCATACCCACAGCCATGAAAAAGCGCGGATGTCGAATGCACCGGTCAGCGATTTTGCCGGTTTCTGGGGCGCGTTCGGTTGCTCCTGCTTCGCTTTCTGA
- a CDS encoding mechanosensitive ion channel family protein, producing MSLFSAHLLSWSALLLVLDALIWHLAPFKHRAQRVAVRLVLFLAFNALVINAGVSPLQVPMFADDPVAQLGATALGILWWLYAARVLTEVIGLILMRRIGHSGRLLQDVIGALVFLAAIVAAAGYVLDLPVKGLLATSGVVAIVIGLALQSTLADVFSGIVLNTTKPYQVDDLVVIDGVEGKVLDINWRATHLLTSTGTLAVVPNSVAAKAKIVNLSRPNNLHGVSISIKVPNHIRPRRVLDALDRTLQGSSSLLLSPAPKAVLKEAGEEMSEYVASGFIAELGKKSDVRNQLFDLAHRHLEAAGISRHPDGVIEPSTRARALLDEVKIFRSLSHEERDRLAESMVAQQYSAGQVVLNLEEVPDSLFVIATGVVSASVPDGNGFTEAGRMGPSEVMGEQSILADTPSQATFTALTSSIIYRLDKNLTRQCMEQRSEVGRALNKLQAVRQQNSRLALMAKPAPVRKGGFLGWLQKR from the coding sequence ATGAGCCTTTTTTCTGCCCATCTGCTGTCCTGGAGTGCCCTGCTGCTGGTGCTCGACGCGCTGATCTGGCACCTCGCGCCGTTCAAGCATCGCGCGCAACGGGTCGCTGTGCGACTGGTGCTGTTTCTGGCCTTCAACGCACTGGTCATCAACGCCGGCGTCAGCCCGTTGCAGGTGCCCATGTTCGCCGATGACCCGGTGGCGCAACTCGGGGCGACGGCCCTGGGGATTCTCTGGTGGCTTTACGCCGCGCGGGTGCTCACCGAAGTCATCGGCCTGATCCTGATGCGCCGCATCGGCCACAGCGGCCGTCTGTTGCAGGACGTGATCGGTGCGCTGGTGTTTCTGGCGGCCATCGTCGCGGCAGCCGGTTATGTGCTGGATCTGCCGGTCAAAGGTCTGCTCGCGACCTCCGGCGTGGTGGCGATCGTCATCGGTCTGGCGCTGCAAAGCACCTTGGCCGACGTGTTTTCCGGCATCGTGCTCAACACCACCAAGCCGTATCAGGTGGATGATCTGGTGGTCATCGACGGCGTCGAAGGCAAAGTGCTCGACATCAACTGGCGCGCCACGCACCTGCTGACCAGCACCGGCACCCTGGCCGTGGTGCCGAACTCGGTGGCGGCCAAGGCCAAGATCGTCAACCTCAGCCGCCCGAACAACCTGCACGGCGTGTCGATCAGCATCAAGGTGCCGAACCACATACGCCCGCGCCGGGTACTCGACGCCCTCGACCGCACGCTGCAGGGCAGCAGCAGTCTGTTGCTGTCGCCTGCACCGAAAGCGGTGCTGAAAGAGGCCGGCGAAGAAATGTCCGAGTACGTGGCCAGCGGATTCATCGCCGAACTGGGCAAGAAAAGCGACGTGCGCAATCAACTGTTCGACCTCGCCCACCGCCACCTCGAAGCGGCCGGTATTTCGCGCCACCCCGACGGCGTGATCGAACCTTCGACCCGCGCCCGTGCCTTGCTCGATGAAGTGAAAATCTTCCGCTCGCTGAGCCATGAGGAACGCGATCGTCTTGCCGAATCGATGGTCGCGCAGCAGTACAGCGCCGGGCAGGTGGTGCTCAATCTGGAGGAAGTCCCGGACAGTCTGTTCGTGATCGCTACCGGCGTGGTCAGCGCCAGCGTGCCCGACGGCAACGGATTCACCGAGGCCGGGCGCATGGGGCCGAGTGAAGTCATGGGCGAACAGAGCATTCTGGCGGATACGCCTTCGCAGGCGACGTTTACCGCACTGACGTCTTCGATCATTTATCGCCTCGACAAAAACCTGACTCGCCAGTGCATGGAACAGCGCAGTGAAGTGGGTCGGGCGTTGAATAAACTGCAGGCGGTACGGCAGCAGAATAGCCGGTTGGCGTTGATGGCCAAGCCTGCGCCAGTGAGGAAAGGTGGATTCCTGGGCTGGTTGCAAAAACGCTGA
- the ycaC gene encoding isochorismate family cysteine hydrolase YcaC — protein MSNVPYKRLNKDDAVVLLVDHQTGLISLVQDFSPNEFKNNVLALGDIAKFFNLPTILTTSFDSGPNGPIVPELKEQFPDAPFIARPGQINAWDNEDFVKAIKATGRKQLIIAGVVTDVCVAFPTLSAIAEGFEVFVVTDASGTFNTTVQQAAWARMSAAGAHLLNWFAVACELQGDWRNDMEGLANLLSQRLPNYRNLINSYTKFTAK, from the coding sequence ATGAGCAACGTTCCTTACAAACGCCTGAACAAAGACGACGCCGTGGTCCTGCTGGTCGACCACCAGACCGGTCTGATCTCGCTGGTGCAGGATTTTTCGCCGAACGAGTTCAAGAACAACGTGCTGGCGCTGGGTGACATCGCCAAGTTCTTCAACCTGCCGACCATCCTCACCACCAGTTTCGACAGCGGCCCGAACGGCCCGATCGTGCCTGAACTGAAAGAGCAATTCCCGGATGCGCCGTTCATCGCCCGCCCTGGCCAGATCAACGCCTGGGACAACGAAGACTTCGTCAAGGCCATCAAGGCCACCGGCCGCAAGCAACTGATCATCGCCGGTGTGGTGACTGATGTGTGCGTGGCGTTCCCGACTCTGTCGGCCATCGCTGAAGGTTTTGAAGTGTTTGTGGTGACTGACGCTTCCGGCACTTTCAACACCACTGTGCAGCAAGCGGCCTGGGCGCGCATGTCGGCGGCGGGTGCACACCTGCTGAACTGGTTTGCTGTGGCGTGTGAGCTGCAGGGTGACTGGCGCAACGACATGGAAGGTCTGGCGAATCTGCTGTCCCAGCGCCTGCCTAACTATCGCAACCTGATCAACAGCTATACCAAGTTCACTGCCAAGTAA
- a CDS encoding DoxX family protein produces MNAVQRNDQAQNLGLLFLRVTGGLFLLFVHGLPKLLDFTAQLQLIEDPFHLGAHLTLILAIFAEVLCPLLIVAGVLARLACLPILFVLLVALLLVHPQWSVAEGQFGWLLLILFTTVLIAGPGRLALNVRLPGVLRYA; encoded by the coding sequence ATGAACGCTGTACAACGCAATGACCAGGCGCAAAACCTCGGCCTGCTGTTCCTGCGGGTGACCGGCGGGTTGTTTCTGCTGTTCGTCCACGGCTTGCCCAAGCTGCTGGACTTCACTGCGCAGCTGCAACTGATCGAAGATCCGTTCCACCTCGGTGCCCACCTCACTTTGATTCTGGCGATCTTTGCCGAAGTCCTCTGTCCGCTACTGATCGTCGCCGGGGTGCTGGCGCGTCTGGCGTGCTTGCCTATTCTGTTTGTGTTGCTGGTGGCGCTGCTGCTTGTGCATCCGCAATGGAGTGTGGCCGAAGGGCAGTTTGGCTGGTTGCTGTTGATCCTGTTCACCACTGTTCTGATCGCCGGGCCCGGACGGCTGGCGCTCAATGTTCGTTTGCCCGGAGTACTCCGTTATGCCTGA
- a CDS encoding Ig-like domain-containing protein produces the protein MTVNIPAGSSPLLLKALDIPGRTGPVSQSPDVWGLNLAAVRDNFPKQGLLCRAGPWGAMYRGDRLVIYLDGQPVFNKTVDDHEVGTALSMFVPAARFSDGSSTLSYAVTRQGGTAEPSEVMQVLIKLTRPGGHDTDEGPGHSKLKMTIPREILDGGIDKDNIAAGVPITIGPSDDGPQPYANATAGDLVQVTWGGVFVIHGPLTQEEADGTVPLVVQITEATIREAGDSADAGLAVAFELYDMVDNRSEDWSYAQRVRVESDTDRLAAPICKEAVNNELDADKLGDACGTAQILAVDSNKFKVGDTPIVRLKGTPVEGAPIDMEITGEALASVPSIPEIPIPNAALRQLAKTQISLSFRLKKADGSADLLSKTQFINVIGEIQRLQAPVALDAAQGALDPDLAQVRIEIPFDSAFAAGQAIKLIWLGTRPDLSTYLPDLPLRPITNGDITAGVPLLINVPGLHLKQIEGGTLDLYYQLLIDDAVLGTMNRVNATHAIRDSIHAEILNVGEPRKELPEPKVDGVVDGVLPADTAGTTLTVEYLNTVKGDEVTGVWLGSKTGRYDDSLKLSSFTAGQPVPFPINAELIKDNEGGTVEAFYSIKWADGRPTSYSDEKAFSVGVALDLTAPRIKEAPNDLSLIPNNAKDALTAIVDYAGMQLGDKIIATWTGAAGTPAGGSHTAPEKTVTVLGPQEIPLANSVVAFNLNKTVTVSYTVKRGNATPLPSNTRTLAVESLVLDFSNVPKIVQAANHGDGPELDVAALTGNATLRAMVWPFIALGQRVWMRLSGTNNDNTPYAKTIWNGGNAGTNQGWIDRGYYDSTVLKTEIQALKDGSSFTIEFKAGLSGSLQESDAVTFPVRTYTIKAVEDVKPVITRAEDSEGFEIPDGGTIVETSVTLIGTAAENQKVEVFDGTTSKGQPPADPTTGIWTLTVTDLTVAPHSFTAKALYGSGQTSAAWTLTVTPATAPTITSVKGLPSNKEISNGDTTVETSVILSGIAAKGQKVEVFDGTTSKGQPPADPGTGIWTLTVTDLTVAPHSFTAKALYGSGQTSAAWTLTVTPATAPTITSVKGLPSNKEISNGDTTVETSVILTGIAAKGQKVEVFDGTTSKGQPPADPGTGIWTLTVTDLTVAPHSFTARALYGSGQTSAARSFTVLSPLWIDPSQMNLNGANVSIAGTSLKWEKVGNPPGTSATRQATGGIGPYIYKTSNSLIASVDDDGVVCSEGNGTADITVEDKTGQVKSYKVTCSNVKRYVHIQSSSTISHSQYLQWAREKNATPYASYAQMLGDAIILEIKFIVLNSFSDLLNASTELQSSSRYYVMHQFKGRSPGPGSPGNDNIYESIAILNQ, from the coding sequence ATGACTGTCAACATTCCCGCTGGTTCATCACCCCTGCTGCTCAAAGCGCTCGACATTCCCGGGCGCACCGGCCCCGTGTCGCAATCGCCGGATGTCTGGGGCCTCAACCTTGCGGCCGTGCGGGACAACTTCCCCAAACAGGGCCTGTTGTGCCGCGCCGGGCCGTGGGGGGCCATGTACCGGGGCGACCGGTTGGTGATTTATTTGGACGGCCAGCCGGTGTTCAACAAAACCGTCGACGATCATGAGGTCGGCACGGCGCTGTCGATGTTTGTGCCCGCCGCGCGCTTCAGTGATGGCTCGTCCACGCTGTCCTACGCCGTCACCCGGCAGGGTGGAACGGCCGAGCCCTCCGAAGTGATGCAGGTGCTGATCAAGCTCACCCGCCCCGGTGGCCATGACACCGACGAAGGGCCGGGGCACTCGAAACTGAAAATGACGATCCCCAGGGAAATTCTCGATGGCGGCATCGACAAGGACAACATCGCCGCCGGTGTGCCGATCACCATTGGTCCCTCCGACGACGGCCCGCAGCCTTACGCCAATGCAACGGCCGGCGATTTGGTTCAGGTGACCTGGGGCGGGGTGTTCGTCATCCACGGGCCGCTGACTCAGGAGGAGGCCGACGGTACAGTGCCGCTTGTCGTGCAGATCACCGAGGCAACCATTCGCGAGGCGGGTGACTCCGCAGATGCCGGTCTCGCCGTGGCCTTCGAGCTCTACGACATGGTCGATAACCGCTCCGAAGACTGGAGTTACGCGCAGCGTGTCAGGGTGGAGTCCGATACCGACAGACTGGCCGCCCCCATCTGCAAGGAAGCGGTGAATAACGAGCTGGATGCCGACAAGCTGGGGGATGCCTGTGGCACGGCGCAGATCCTTGCCGTGGACAGCAACAAGTTCAAGGTGGGTGACACCCCCATCGTCCGGCTCAAGGGCACACCGGTTGAAGGGGCACCGATCGACATGGAAATCACCGGCGAGGCGCTGGCCAGTGTCCCCAGCATCCCCGAGATCCCGATACCCAATGCCGCGCTGCGGCAGTTGGCCAAGACCCAGATCAGCCTGTCCTTTCGCCTGAAAAAAGCCGACGGTTCCGCCGACCTGCTGTCCAAGACCCAGTTCATCAATGTCATCGGCGAGATCCAGCGGTTACAGGCCCCGGTCGCCCTCGACGCGGCACAGGGCGCGCTCGATCCGGACTTGGCACAGGTGCGCATCGAGATTCCATTCGACAGCGCCTTTGCGGCCGGCCAGGCGATCAAGCTGATCTGGCTCGGCACCCGGCCTGACCTGAGCACCTACCTGCCTGACCTGCCGCTGCGCCCGATTACCAATGGCGATATCACGGCCGGTGTGCCCTTGCTGATCAACGTCCCGGGCCTTCATCTGAAACAGATCGAAGGCGGCACGCTGGATCTGTATTACCAGTTGCTGATCGACGACGCGGTGCTGGGAACGATGAACCGCGTCAACGCCACCCACGCCATCCGCGACTCGATTCACGCCGAGATCCTGAACGTCGGCGAACCGAGGAAAGAGCTGCCGGAGCCGAAAGTGGACGGCGTGGTGGACGGCGTATTGCCGGCGGACACGGCCGGCACCACGTTGACCGTTGAATACCTGAACACCGTCAAGGGTGACGAGGTGACCGGTGTGTGGCTGGGCTCGAAAACCGGTCGGTATGACGACTCGCTCAAGCTGTCCTCGTTTACTGCCGGTCAACCGGTGCCGTTCCCCATCAACGCCGAGTTGATCAAGGACAATGAAGGGGGAACGGTCGAGGCGTTCTACTCCATCAAATGGGCGGATGGACGGCCGACCAGTTATTCCGATGAGAAGGCATTCAGTGTGGGTGTGGCGCTGGACCTGACGGCACCGCGCATCAAGGAAGCGCCGAATGACCTCAGCCTGATCCCGAATAACGCCAAGGATGCCCTGACCGCCATTGTGGATTACGCCGGCATGCAGCTCGGTGACAAAATCATTGCCACCTGGACCGGTGCGGCGGGCACACCAGCAGGAGGCTCACACACGGCGCCGGAAAAAACCGTCACCGTGCTCGGGCCGCAGGAGATACCGCTGGCCAACAGCGTGGTGGCTTTCAACCTGAACAAAACGGTGACGGTCAGCTACACGGTGAAACGCGGGAATGCGACACCACTGCCTTCGAATACCCGTACTTTGGCGGTAGAGTCGCTGGTGCTGGATTTTTCCAACGTGCCGAAGATCGTTCAGGCGGCCAACCACGGTGACGGGCCGGAGCTGGACGTCGCGGCTCTGACCGGCAATGCGACCTTGCGCGCCATGGTCTGGCCGTTCATTGCGTTGGGGCAGAGAGTGTGGATGCGCCTGTCCGGTACGAACAATGACAACACGCCTTATGCGAAAACCATCTGGAATGGTGGAAACGCTGGGACAAACCAGGGCTGGATCGACCGTGGCTACTACGACTCAACGGTGTTGAAGACCGAGATACAGGCGCTCAAGGATGGCTCGTCATTCACGATCGAATTCAAGGCCGGGTTGAGTGGCAGTCTGCAGGAAAGCGATGCGGTGACCTTTCCGGTGCGGACTTACACCATCAAGGCCGTGGAGGATGTGAAACCGGTCATCACCCGAGCGGAGGATTCCGAAGGCTTCGAAATCCCCGACGGCGGCACCATTGTAGAAACCAGCGTGACGCTCATCGGCACGGCCGCCGAGAACCAGAAGGTCGAGGTATTCGATGGCACGACATCTAAAGGGCAGCCTCCCGCCGATCCGACGACCGGGATCTGGACGCTGACAGTGACCGACCTGACCGTAGCGCCCCACAGCTTCACCGCCAAGGCGTTGTATGGTTCCGGCCAGACGTCGGCAGCGTGGACGTTGACCGTAACCCCCGCCACGGCGCCGACCATCACCTCGGTCAAGGGCTTGCCAAGCAATAAAGAAATTTCCAACGGAGATACTACTGTCGAAACCAGCGTGATCCTGTCCGGCATCGCCGCCAAGGGTCAGAAAGTCGAGGTATTCGATGGCACGACATCCAAAGGGCAGCCTCCCGCCGATCCGGGGACCGGGATCTGGACGCTGACAGTGACCGACCTGACCGTAGCGCCTCACAGCTTCACCGCCAAGGCGTTGTATGGTTCCGGCCAGACGTCGGCAGCGTGGACGTTGACCGTAACCCCCGCCACGGCGCCGACCATCACCTCGGTCAAGGGCTTGCCAAGCAATAAAGAAATTTCCAACGGAGATACTACTGTCGAAACCAGCGTGATCCTGACCGGCATCGCCGCCAAGGGTCAGAAAGTCGAGGTATTCGATGGCACGACATCCAAAGGGCAGCCTCCCGCCGATCCGGGGACCGGGATCTGGACGCTGACAGTGACCGACCTGACCGTCGCGCCTCACAGCTTCACCGCCAGGGCGTTGTATGGTTCCGGCCAGACGTCGGCAGCGCGGAGCTTCACCGTATTAAGTCCTCTATGGATTGATCCATCTCAGATGAATTTGAATGGAGCCAATGTCTCAATCGCGGGTACTTCGCTCAAGTGGGAGAAAGTCGGCAATCCTCCCGGAACTAGTGCGACGCGCCAAGCAACAGGCGGAATCGGTCCATACATATATAAAACCTCTAACAGCTTGATTGCCTCGGTTGATGATGATGGAGTTGTGTGCAGTGAGGGGAACGGAACGGCCGACATCACAGTGGAGGATAAAACAGGCCAAGTAAAAAGTTATAAGGTTACTTGCAGCAATGTAAAAAGATACGTACACATTCAAAGTAGCTCAACTATTTCTCACTCTCAATACCTGCAATGGGCAAGAGAAAAAAACGCAACCCCGTATGCATCATACGCACAAATGCTCGGTGACGCGATAATACTTGAAATCAAATTTATTGTTCTCAACTCGTTTTCAGACCTTCTGAATGCATCAACTGAATTACAAAGCAGCAGCCGCTATTACGTCATGCATCAATTTAAGGGACGGAGTCCGGGACCTGGATCTCCAGGGAATGACAATATATATGAGAGCATTGCTATATTGAATCAATAG
- a CDS encoding alpha/beta hydrolase codes for MNIKKTLAASLLALSIGNAFAAQNTGVEHNTQAFLDALAAGGGKPLEQLSPKDARAVLTGAQASVKVDLSGVEVSDKAIKVDGQTINLKVVRPAKVKGELPVFMFFHGGGWVLGDFPTHQRLIRDLVVSSGAVAVYVDYTPSPEAQYPTAINQAYAATKWVAEHGKDIGVDGKRLAVAGNSVGGNMAAVVALMAKEQKTPALRFQLLMWPVTNAGFDNGSYQQFAEGHFLTKGMMQWFWDNYTTNPAERAQIHASPLNASAEQLKGLPAALVQTAEFDVLRDEGEGYARHLDAAGVPVTSVRYNGMIHDFGLLNPLNGIPEVKAAVRQAAAELKTHLN; via the coding sequence ATGAACATCAAGAAAACCCTCGCCGCGTCCCTCCTCGCCCTGTCCATCGGCAACGCATTCGCCGCCCAGAACACTGGCGTCGAACACAACACCCAGGCCTTCCTCGATGCCCTCGCCGCCGGTGGTGGCAAACCGCTGGAGCAACTGAGCCCGAAAGACGCCCGTGCGGTGCTGACCGGTGCCCAGGCTTCGGTGAAGGTTGACCTGTCCGGCGTTGAAGTCAGCGACAAGGCGATCAAGGTCGATGGCCAGACGATCAACCTGAAAGTGGTGCGTCCGGCCAAGGTCAAGGGCGAGCTGCCGGTGTTCATGTTCTTCCACGGTGGCGGCTGGGTGCTGGGTGACTTCCCGACGCACCAACGCTTGATCCGTGATCTGGTGGTGAGCTCTGGCGCGGTTGCGGTGTATGTCGATTACACGCCGTCGCCGGAAGCGCAGTACCCGACTGCGATCAATCAGGCTTACGCGGCAACCAAATGGGTGGCCGAGCACGGCAAGGACATCGGGGTCGACGGCAAGCGTCTGGCGGTGGCCGGTAACAGCGTCGGCGGCAACATGGCGGCGGTCGTGGCGTTGATGGCCAAGGAGCAGAAAACCCCGGCCCTGCGCTTCCAGCTGCTGATGTGGCCGGTGACCAACGCCGGGTTCGATAACGGCTCGTACCAGCAATTCGCCGAGGGCCACTTCCTGACCAAAGGCATGATGCAGTGGTTCTGGGACAACTACACCACCAACCCGGCCGAGCGCGCGCAGATCCATGCCTCGCCACTCAACGCCAGCGCCGAACAGCTCAAGGGCCTGCCCGCCGCGCTGGTGCAGACCGCCGAGTTCGACGTGTTGCGTGACGAAGGCGAAGGCTACGCCCGCCACCTCGACGCGGCGGGTGTGCCGGTGACCTCGGTGCGTTACAACGGGATGATTCACGACTTCGGCCTGCTCAACCCGCTGAACGGCATCCCCGAGGTGAAAGCCGCCGTGCGCCAGGCAGCGGCAGAACTCAAGACCCACCTGAACTGA